Genomic window (Tripterygium wilfordii isolate XIE 37 chromosome 11, ASM1340144v1, whole genome shotgun sequence):
GTTGATTGCTACAAGGGTGTGAACACAAACACATTAAAGATCGCAATCTGCAAGTAAAACCACTGCATGTTTTGTCATAATCACTGATTAGACATGCAAGTGGGTTTCTACAGCTTTTTCTTCCTTTGTATTGTCACAATGATTTGTGTATTTGCTGCTGATTTAGTAGCCCATGACCCATCAAGAGACAAGGATGGTTAAGCTAAGTTTAACTTATCCTTAGCTTTTCAACATATAATATCTAGCCTTGCTTGAAGGGATCGCCATTAACACAAAATTATCATTAAAAATTATTGGGGAATGAATACCTATTAACGACCCTCAAACTCAAATTCACGAATTTGTTCCTATTTGAGCTGGGCACACAATTCTCGATGATACATCGGATCCGCACGGTTTTATTCTTCTCATATATTCATTCACTTGTTTTAAAAGCATAATTGCAATTATCCCActaaaatgaccaagaacattaaTTATAGAGAGATCCTTACTCTTATGGTACCAAAGAGTTGCAATTTCTACAAGCAACACAGATATTGACCACTCTGTATGCAATACTCTTTATTTGAAATATAatccatataaaaaaaagagagagaaaatggaaagaaaTCAGACTATTAAGTCATTTTCAATCACCTTCATAGTTCCCATCAGTCAAGAGTGTATGACTGTATATAATGCGCCTACTGGAACAGAGCAGATCAACTGTCTCTTCTTTATCTctctgcctttttttttttctttacactTGAATTGATTCCTCAATCATTTACTTGAAAAAGggttttgataaatttctctgcTTTCTTTCTGGGTTCTGTTTGTTTGCACCCAAACCAAGCCCTCCTGCTCTTGGTTGCTGTAAAAGTTCtggttttctctctttcttctggTGTCCTAATGATCTCAATCGCTTCTGCAAAAGgtaaatgaaaatttcaatatCGAATTGAAGGTAAAAGCATGCCAAACATTTGTTAGTGATTTTGTCACTGCTTTCACTTATTTTGTCTTCATTTCTTATGCCGGACTTGCAAGAGGAGAAGATGGAGACGACCAACCAATTATACAGTAGGGAATTCCAAGCAATGTTGGACAGTCTAGAAGATGATGACAACTCAGAGGAAACTAGTCAAACCGCAGAGAAGAAACGTCGACTAAGTATCAGTCAGGTAAGGGCACTGGAGAAGAGTTTTGAGGCTGACAACAAGCTAGAGCCAGAGAGAAAGGCAAAATTGGCACAAGAAACAGGCCTGCAACCAAGACAAGTAGCAATTTGGTTTCAAAACCGCCGCGTCCGTTGGAAAACTAAGCAATTGGAGAGAGACTATGGCATCCTTAAAGCCAATTATGATGATCTCAAGGTCAATTACAGTAATCTTGAGCAAGAAAAAACAGTTCTATATGAGCAGGTATTACTATCACCAACATCATGTTATATTGTAAAGGTTTAGAGTACTGAATTTGTAAAGGTTCTTGTACTTGAATTGCAGCTAAACGAATTGAAAGCCAAGCTCCAGGAAGAGAATCCAGACACTGGTAGCTGTTTTAAAGAAGAGTCCCCTGCATCCCAGCTGAGTAAAAACCATGATCTTTGTGATCATGTGAATGGTCAAGAACGAATATATCCGGGATACTCTTCTTCCCTGGAGTTGAATGGCTCTTCTTCATCTGCTCCATTCACATCCGACTCCAGAATGATTTTGCACAATGTTTATCAACCACAGCTAGTGAAGATAGAAGAGCAGAATTTTCTGCGTGCAGAGGATTCCTACAACTTCTTTTCAGTTGATCAAGCTCCTACTCTCCACTGGTATTTTCCCGAGCAGTAAAATCAGAGAAATCATCAAAAAGTTAACTCATGCTTTTCAAGACTCTGTAAATTGGTCCACTTGTTCTTCCCTCattgaacaaaacaaaatcagTAGTTCAACTCTGCCACAATGACGAGAACAGTAGTTTGGCAAATCAAGAcgttagaagtctaatgctTTACATGAAGCGCCATTTGTTGAAAGATTTACCTTGTTGCACCAACGAAGGCAAATGCAACATGCAACATGCAACATGAATGAGCAAACATGTTCCAAATTTTATTGTTTGCTTGAACACCAAACTCAAACAAGACTAAGCTTTCAGGTGTTCATGTTTTGCCGTTTCAAAGGGTAATCAATTACCTTAAAGCTCTTAAATTATATAAAAGTATAATAAAATCCCCCAAGCGATGGGAAGTGGATTAGTGGATATGTTGTAGAGTTGCCAAGTAACTATTTTACCCTCACCTAATCACAGTATTTTTAGTGACACATCAAACATTTTTTGACATTGCAACTCATCTCACCACAGTTTTGAAACTCGGCTCACATCACCTCACCGTAGGAGCTCAAAATGCAATACACTCCCAATCGGACCCTTAATTTCACTATGGCTCCGAGTTCCACCTCTATGCCAGCGATCGAGTATTAGGTtatataaaataccaaaaccacaAATATTTCATACTAATTAGACAATGCACTAAAACTTCATTAAATGCTTAACCAATATCTTCTGTTACTTGTTAGCaagattttctattttttcagcTATGCTGGGAAGGAATGGGCAAAGAAGGTGGGACTTCTAGTTCTACCACTTATAGAAGTGGTTATTCCCCTCTTCACATCAAGTTTAAGATAAGATCAGTGTGTTACTCATAAGAATGTATGCTAAACAATTCTTGTCAAGGTGAAATGGCTTGCATGCCCTTTTCTATGAAATCACTGTTTAATGATtaacacaataataataaacagaGTTATGCAATTGGCACATCAACTTTAGTGTTACCTCCTCGGGGAGCTCATCGTTGAATGAGTGGAGTTGGCGAGAACACAAGTCTCCATCCAGCTTTCCATTTTGGAGTGGGAAAGAGACATACCAAAAAGCTGCTGCGACTCTTTAGCTCATCCAAGTCTCTGCTCGTGTCAGTAATGGGACCCATCTTTGACTGTCGATGCCCTATTGGAATCTAGCTAGCTTGCTTTTGGGGTGGCAATCCCAATAACCCACCTGTTTCTTTCACCTTAAAATTCTTTTCGTATTTGGAAAGCCAAAATGCTGGACACCCACGATAAAGCCAACTGTAAAACAAGCTAACACATCACACTCCCTGCCTTTCAACTTCCTTACTGGGTCCGGATGGGCTGCTAAATGGAAGCCATGTTATTGGGCTAATCATATACACATTATCTATTCAACAACCCATATGCAAGACGCTTCATCAAAGCTTCAAACTACTTTAATTCAAAATAAACACAGTATTTTGTCTCTCTTCACAAAAAAGGGCAGCCTTTACTTCTCCACAAAACCGCCCAGTCGTGTTGTTGCATCTGGTCAGAAATCGGACACCTTCAACCGTCCCTGATtgttcaaaaataaatatttatgttgTTACACCCCTTACCTGTGGTCCTGAGACAGCTTCTTCAATCTTCCTTTTCAAAAGCATTTCGTTGAGGACAAAAGCTCCACTGAGAACCACCCATCCATTCTCAAACACCCAGTCAAACAGAACCAATGCCGTCCATTTCTACCACAGACCCTTACTTGATAACTCTCC
Coding sequences:
- the LOC120009262 gene encoding homeobox-leucine zipper protein ATHB-6-like isoform X1; the encoded protein is MISIASAKDLQEEKMETTNQLYSREFQAMLDSLEDDDNSEETSQTAEKKRRLSISQVRALEKSFEADNKLEPERKAKLAQETGLQPRQVAIWFQNRRVRWKTKQLERDYGILKANYDDLKVNYSNLEQEKTVLYEQLNELKAKLQEENPDTGSCFKEESPASQLSKNHDLCDHVNGQERIYPGYSSSLELNGSSSSAPFTSDSRMILHNVYQPQLVKIEEQNFLRAEDSYNFFSVDQAPTLHWYFPEQ
- the LOC120009262 gene encoding homeobox-leucine zipper protein ATHB-6-like isoform X2 — protein: MISIASAKEEKMETTNQLYSREFQAMLDSLEDDDNSEETSQTAEKKRRLSISQVRALEKSFEADNKLEPERKAKLAQETGLQPRQVAIWFQNRRVRWKTKQLERDYGILKANYDDLKVNYSNLEQEKTVLYEQLNELKAKLQEENPDTGSCFKEESPASQLSKNHDLCDHVNGQERIYPGYSSSLELNGSSSSAPFTSDSRMILHNVYQPQLVKIEEQNFLRAEDSYNFFSVDQAPTLHWYFPEQ
- the LOC120009262 gene encoding homeobox-leucine zipper protein ATHB-6-like isoform X3; translated protein: METTNQLYSREFQAMLDSLEDDDNSEETSQTAEKKRRLSISQVRALEKSFEADNKLEPERKAKLAQETGLQPRQVAIWFQNRRVRWKTKQLERDYGILKANYDDLKVNYSNLEQEKTVLYEQLNELKAKLQEENPDTGSCFKEESPASQLSKNHDLCDHVNGQERIYPGYSSSLELNGSSSSAPFTSDSRMILHNVYQPQLVKIEEQNFLRAEDSYNFFSVDQAPTLHWYFPEQ